The following proteins are co-located in the Sandaracinaceae bacterium genome:
- a CDS encoding MopE-related protein, with product MSASAQVTVGPYFTVIFDNSGSMTSSTGGGTNSCGLPRNRMSDAKCVLQDVVNGYGEATFALERFRHSCSGSCSSSTCSTTCGCSCSLTCNSTANAGEVLVPLASGNQSDVLEWVDYSCNSCTSLTPGTQPELHASGNTPLAGALRAAREYYQGLDPRFGTSPIATDSFSGCRPYYVILLTDGDETCGGNPATAATELRNTNVGGTLYDIRTFVIGFGITPGDADTEAIATAGGTDAPGSNRAFYASDETSLALAFSQIMADSILYETCNGVDDDCDMAIDEGYTLYCDRPGGTPPPPTLCTDPGETVCDGIDDNCNGSVDEGLLNACGTCGAAPTETCNASDDDCDGIIDEGGVCMGCVPGPELCDGLDNDCDMAVDESLTRPCGTNTGVCTTGTETCSAGAWGACSGIGPSPEVCDNLDNDCDGVVDGFSRSCGSGVGECRPGSQVCTAGMFGSCSGATGPSAELCDTRDNDCDGTTDEGNPGGGGACGSSIGECSPGTRTCMGGALVCTGGTSPGPETCDGLDEDCDGATDEGVPTMGSCGSSTGACSPGVLTCTGGGFSCQGGVGPSAETCNGIDDDCDGATDEGNPGGGGTCGTSTGACMTGTLTCSGGALSCVGGVNPSAETCDGVDEDCDGLTDEGNPGGGAVCGSSTGACVPGTQTCTAGALVCTGGVGPSAETCNASDDDCDGFIDEGNPGGGGTCGTSTGACSPGTRTCVSGALTCTGGVGPTSETCNAADDDCDGATDEGNPGGGGSCGSSVGVCMPGTLACSGGALTCGGGTGPSAETCDSLDNDCDGVVDEGNPGGGAACGTTTGECSPGSLTCSGGALSCVGATGPSAEICDGRDNDCDASTDEGNPGGGGSCGSSIGACMPGTLSCSGGSLTCTGGVSPTSETCNSADDDCDGNTDESVPTMGACGVATGECDTGVLTCVSGGFTCVGDRGPTTEVCDSRDNDCDGSTDEGNPGGGAACGTSTGECMEGMSECVGGALTCVGGTSPMPETCDSLDNDCDGLIDEGNPGGGGSCGTTDVGVCEFGAEACSMGMLVCVGETGPSAELCDGLDNDCDGVVDEGDPEGGMACGDGTGECMPGVTACTGGMLVCMGAVGPTPEVCDGLDNDCDGVPDDGLSIGAPCGTDVGECSPGAFVCRGGALVCEGAIDPIAEECDALDNDCDGAVDEMLPLGGPCGSDEGECMAGMEMCVRGRVVCTGEVPPGRETCDCADNDCDGMVDETPTMGALCPAPSACVDCQCALDCMPSEFGFTCPTGRTPFMDGDRCFCVAERCNDATCGMETLERDGSVLCAPDAEGVTSCVCKNNECTFPCDGVVCMDGTVCDPNDPRGVCVEDSCRGLGCPGGEICNASTGLCEADPCEGVMCADGEACREGVCERSCADVECEDGEICTGGVCAPDPCVDVSCGADEVCDPSTGMCAPDLCVDVSCPMGTLCEPLSGECVADPCETLRCPDDEICEMGECVPDPTALPDAGPGRVDSGGGFDAGRPEDPEDRVLAAGGCMCRATGGGSSSSGGWLALLLLGAVFLRRRRRRGSKGLGKGAAAAAAVAALLFASGCDVDPFCLTCGDEIVDAGDAGEPMDAAPVDATVDSGTDAGFERPDACVPEAMETCNEFDDDCDELIDEDFDLTTDINHCGGCGMGCAPPHAFGECVDAMCGIASCDVGWHDLDMDPDNGCEYRCLASETDDAICDLRDNDCDGVVDEDVAFDTDPENCGVCGRSCRFAHATAGCDMGTCTVASCDMGFTDLDGVLDNGCEYACTASTPPDEICDGRDDDCDGTDDEGDPGGGGACGSSVGECTTGTEACTSGAITCMGATSPTTELCNGLDDDCDGMTDEGNPEGGRLCGTGTGTCDQGREQCMGGALVCTGETGPTAELCNGLDDDCDGTIDEGDPGGGGSCGTSTGRCMAGLEHCRGGVVVCEGATGPIAETCDGVDQDCDGTIDEGNPGGGGSCGTDVGTCSPGVRTCTAGALVCTGSTGAGPETCDSLDNDCDGSIDEGNPDGGASCGLTTGECSGGTQVCLAGTLQCQGGTGPGTESCNGLDDDCDGATDEGNPGGGAACGSSAGECTSGTQMCMGGGLTCVGGSGPAPEVCNGLDDDCDGNVDEGNPGGGATCGSSAGSCSPGTLSCIAGALQCQGGSGPSTELCNAVDDDCDGMTDEGNPEGGASCGSSIGACSPGTTTCSGGALTCSGGTSPVSESCNSTDDDCDGNVDEGNPGGGASCGTSTGACSAGTQTCIGGAFMCTGGSGPSSEVCDGVDNDCDGATDEGNPGGGGSCGIDTGSCSFGTIMCSGGALMCAGGTGPTSESCNSVDDDCDGSVDEGNPGGGGLCGSDVGQCSAGTRVCTAGTLVCTGATGPGSETCNGLDDDCDSNIDEGNPGGGASCGSSTGSCTQGTQTCLGGALQCTGGTGPSPESCNMADDDCDMSTDEDFDFMNDRNNCGGCGTVCSFPNASAGCSGGSCVFLGCDPGFVDVDGDPMNGCEYMCSFAGAEACNGRDDDCDMAVDESLTPPATFCNANGVCAGTSATCGGMSGWTCSYPATYETPESTCDSLDNDCDGAVDEAFPTVGNACANGVGECRRTGSIVCNGPGTGTTCNAPPAGAPGVESCNGLDDDCDGSLDEGGLGTWVPITGPFGTSYMMAYEASRPDATSFSTGSMSHTACSSPNRQPWTNLTQPEAEAACAAAGGRLCTEQEWQTGCESTTTMCDWSYASSCSTYQSMVCNDVNYDFDPGTPGDQNGMLATASLPMCYAGWSGGDRIYDMSGNAEEWTAARQPGINPLRGGSNNDTSGGTRCDFDFIVADDTIRLPTVGFRCCRSTPLTCDNGVFDGDETDLDCGGSCDGCVDGASCMLGSDCTSGICSGGICQVPTCSDGVTNGGETDTDCGGATACPRCPTGDSCGVDADCASGSCLGGVCRDFSCTTVFGTDGYGYVGCEDTPAVLPCDDIRSTGTATGVSDDGTASASIGFSFDFYGTAYTGLTVQANGAVTFETGGIGFGNTCLPKGGNPDVLIAPFWDDLNPSNGGSEVYYQTLGSAPNRRFVVQWSTEHYNSTPSRADVRMVLREGSNDIDVCYVDTDFGNASFDFGLSATAGISDPAVDTLQYSCGGAVLTNGLLLEYHHP from the coding sequence GTGAGCGCGAGCGCTCAGGTCACCGTGGGGCCGTATTTCACGGTCATCTTCGACAACTCCGGGTCGATGACGAGCTCCACCGGGGGCGGCACGAACTCCTGTGGCCTGCCTCGCAACCGCATGAGCGACGCGAAGTGCGTGCTCCAGGACGTGGTGAACGGCTACGGCGAGGCGACCTTCGCGCTCGAGCGCTTCCGTCACAGCTGCTCGGGGAGCTGCAGCAGCAGCACCTGCTCGACCACCTGCGGCTGCTCCTGCTCGCTGACGTGCAACTCGACCGCCAACGCGGGTGAGGTGCTCGTGCCGCTCGCGTCCGGGAACCAGTCGGACGTGCTCGAGTGGGTCGACTACTCCTGCAACTCCTGCACCTCGCTCACCCCGGGGACGCAGCCCGAGCTGCACGCGAGCGGCAACACCCCTCTCGCCGGCGCCCTTCGCGCCGCGCGCGAGTACTACCAGGGCCTCGACCCCCGCTTCGGCACCAGCCCCATCGCGACCGACAGCTTCTCGGGCTGCCGCCCCTACTACGTCATCCTCCTGACCGACGGCGACGAGACCTGCGGCGGCAACCCCGCGACCGCGGCGACCGAGCTCCGCAACACCAACGTCGGCGGCACGCTCTACGACATCCGCACCTTCGTGATCGGCTTCGGCATCACGCCGGGCGACGCGGACACGGAGGCGATCGCGACCGCGGGCGGCACCGACGCGCCGGGCTCCAACCGCGCGTTCTACGCGAGCGACGAGACCTCCCTCGCGCTGGCCTTCTCGCAGATCATGGCGGACTCGATCCTCTACGAGACCTGCAACGGCGTCGACGACGACTGCGACATGGCGATCGACGAGGGCTACACGCTGTACTGCGACCGCCCCGGCGGCACGCCGCCTCCGCCCACCCTCTGCACCGACCCGGGTGAGACCGTCTGCGACGGCATCGACGACAACTGCAACGGCTCGGTCGACGAGGGCCTCCTCAACGCCTGCGGCACCTGCGGCGCGGCGCCTACCGAGACCTGCAACGCGAGCGACGACGACTGCGACGGGATCATCGACGAGGGCGGCGTGTGCATGGGCTGCGTGCCCGGCCCCGAGCTCTGCGACGGCCTCGACAACGACTGCGACATGGCCGTCGACGAGAGCCTGACCCGCCCGTGCGGGACCAACACCGGCGTGTGCACGACCGGCACCGAGACCTGCTCGGCCGGCGCGTGGGGCGCGTGCAGCGGGATCGGTCCGTCCCCCGAGGTCTGCGACAACCTCGACAACGACTGTGACGGCGTGGTCGACGGGTTCAGCCGCTCGTGCGGGAGCGGCGTGGGCGAGTGTCGACCCGGCTCCCAGGTCTGCACGGCCGGCATGTTCGGCTCCTGCTCCGGCGCCACCGGTCCGTCCGCGGAGCTCTGCGACACGCGCGACAACGACTGCGACGGGACGACGGACGAGGGCAACCCCGGCGGCGGCGGCGCCTGCGGCTCGAGCATCGGCGAGTGCTCGCCCGGGACGCGCACCTGCATGGGCGGCGCGCTCGTCTGCACCGGCGGCACCAGCCCCGGCCCCGAGACCTGCGACGGCCTCGACGAGGACTGCGACGGCGCGACCGACGAGGGCGTGCCGACCATGGGCTCCTGCGGCAGCAGCACCGGCGCGTGCTCGCCCGGCGTGCTGACCTGCACGGGCGGCGGCTTCTCGTGTCAGGGCGGCGTGGGGCCGAGCGCCGAGACCTGCAACGGCATCGACGACGACTGCGACGGCGCGACGGACGAGGGCAACCCGGGCGGCGGCGGGACCTGCGGCACGTCCACGGGCGCCTGCATGACCGGCACGCTGACGTGCTCGGGCGGCGCCCTCAGCTGCGTGGGCGGCGTGAACCCCAGCGCCGAGACCTGCGACGGCGTGGACGAGGACTGCGACGGACTGACCGACGAGGGCAACCCCGGCGGCGGCGCGGTCTGCGGCTCCTCCACCGGCGCGTGTGTGCCCGGCACCCAGACCTGCACCGCGGGCGCGCTGGTCTGCACCGGCGGCGTGGGCCCGAGCGCCGAGACCTGCAACGCGTCCGACGACGACTGCGACGGCTTCATCGACGAGGGCAACCCGGGCGGCGGCGGCACCTGCGGCACGAGCACCGGCGCGTGCAGCCCGGGCACCCGGACCTGCGTGTCCGGCGCGCTCACCTGCACCGGCGGGGTCGGACCGACGAGCGAGACCTGCAACGCCGCCGACGACGACTGCGACGGGGCGACCGACGAGGGCAACCCGGGCGGCGGCGGGAGCTGCGGCTCGAGCGTCGGCGTCTGCATGCCGGGCACGCTCGCGTGCAGCGGCGGCGCGCTCACCTGCGGCGGCGGCACCGGCCCGAGCGCGGAGACCTGCGACTCGCTCGACAACGACTGCGACGGCGTGGTCGACGAGGGCAACCCCGGCGGCGGCGCGGCCTGCGGCACGACCACCGGCGAGTGTTCCCCGGGCAGCCTCACCTGCAGCGGCGGCGCCCTGAGCTGCGTCGGCGCGACCGGCCCGAGCGCGGAGATCTGCGACGGGCGGGACAACGACTGCGACGCCTCGACCGACGAAGGCAACCCGGGCGGCGGCGGGAGCTGCGGCTCGAGCATCGGCGCTTGCATGCCCGGCACCCTCAGCTGCAGCGGCGGCTCGCTCACCTGCACCGGCGGCGTGTCGCCCACGAGCGAGACCTGCAACAGCGCCGACGACGACTGCGACGGGAACACCGACGAGTCCGTGCCCACCATGGGCGCGTGCGGGGTGGCGACCGGCGAGTGCGACACCGGCGTGCTGACCTGCGTGAGCGGCGGCTTCACCTGCGTGGGTGATCGCGGGCCGACCACCGAGGTCTGCGACAGCCGCGACAACGACTGCGACGGCTCGACCGACGAGGGCAACCCCGGCGGCGGCGCGGCCTGCGGCACGAGCACCGGCGAGTGCATGGAGGGCATGAGCGAGTGCGTCGGCGGCGCGCTGACGTGCGTGGGCGGGACCAGCCCGATGCCCGAGACCTGCGACAGCCTCGACAACGACTGCGACGGGCTCATCGACGAGGGCAACCCGGGCGGCGGCGGCAGCTGCGGCACCACCGACGTCGGCGTCTGCGAGTTCGGCGCGGAGGCGTGCTCGATGGGCATGCTCGTCTGCGTCGGCGAGACCGGCCCGAGCGCGGAGCTCTGTGACGGGCTCGACAACGACTGCGACGGGGTGGTCGACGAGGGCGACCCCGAGGGCGGCATGGCCTGCGGCGACGGCACCGGCGAGTGCATGCCGGGCGTGACCGCGTGCACCGGCGGCATGCTCGTGTGCATGGGCGCCGTCGGCCCGACCCCCGAGGTCTGCGACGGGCTCGACAACGACTGCGACGGCGTGCCCGACGACGGGCTCAGCATCGGCGCGCCTTGTGGCACCGACGTGGGCGAGTGCTCGCCGGGCGCCTTCGTGTGCCGCGGCGGCGCGCTGGTCTGCGAGGGGGCGATCGACCCGATCGCCGAGGAGTGCGACGCGCTCGACAACGACTGCGACGGCGCGGTCGACGAGATGCTCCCGCTCGGCGGGCCCTGCGGCTCGGACGAGGGCGAGTGCATGGCCGGCATGGAGATGTGCGTGCGCGGCCGCGTCGTCTGCACGGGCGAGGTGCCGCCGGGGCGCGAGACCTGCGACTGCGCGGACAACGACTGCGACGGCATGGTCGACGAGACGCCCACGATGGGCGCGCTCTGCCCGGCGCCGAGCGCCTGCGTCGACTGTCAGTGTGCGCTCGACTGCATGCCGAGCGAGTTCGGCTTCACCTGCCCGACCGGCCGCACGCCCTTCATGGACGGCGACCGCTGCTTCTGCGTGGCCGAGCGCTGCAACGACGCGACCTGCGGCATGGAGACGCTCGAGCGGGACGGCAGCGTGCTCTGCGCGCCCGACGCAGAGGGCGTCACGAGCTGCGTCTGCAAGAACAACGAGTGCACCTTCCCCTGCGACGGCGTGGTCTGCATGGACGGCACCGTCTGTGACCCGAACGATCCGCGCGGGGTCTGCGTGGAGGACAGCTGCCGCGGCCTCGGCTGCCCGGGCGGAGAGATCTGCAACGCGAGCACCGGGCTCTGCGAGGCGGATCCCTGCGAGGGCGTGATGTGCGCCGACGGTGAGGCGTGCCGCGAGGGCGTCTGCGAGCGGAGCTGCGCCGACGTCGAGTGCGAGGACGGAGAGATCTGCACCGGCGGCGTCTGCGCGCCCGACCCGTGCGTCGACGTCAGCTGCGGCGCCGATGAGGTCTGCGACCCGTCCACCGGGATGTGCGCGCCCGACCTCTGCGTCGACGTGAGCTGCCCGATGGGCACCCTGTGCGAGCCGCTCAGCGGCGAGTGCGTGGCCGATCCCTGCGAGACGCTGCGCTGCCCCGACGACGAGATCTGCGAGATGGGCGAGTGTGTGCCCGACCCGACGGCGCTGCCGGACGCGGGCCCGGGGCGCGTGGACAGCGGCGGCGGCTTCGACGCCGGGCGGCCCGAGGATCCCGAGGACCGCGTGCTCGCGGCGGGCGGCTGCATGTGCCGGGCGACCGGCGGCGGCTCGAGCTCCTCGGGCGGCTGGCTCGCGCTTCTCCTCCTCGGCGCGGTCTTCCTGCGTCGTCGACGGCGCCGCGGGAGCAAGGGCCTGGGAAAAGGCGCGGCCGCCGCGGCGGCCGTCGCGGCGCTCCTCTTCGCGAGCGGCTGTGACGTCGACCCCTTCTGCCTGACCTGCGGCGACGAGATCGTCGACGCGGGTGACGCGGGCGAGCCCATGGACGCGGCGCCGGTGGACGCGACCGTGGACTCGGGCACCGACGCTGGCTTCGAGCGACCCGACGCCTGCGTCCCCGAGGCGATGGAGACCTGCAACGAGTTCGACGACGACTGCGACGAGCTCATCGACGAGGACTTCGACCTCACCACCGACATCAACCACTGCGGCGGGTGCGGCATGGGCTGCGCGCCCCCGCACGCGTTCGGTGAGTGCGTCGACGCCATGTGCGGGATCGCGAGCTGCGACGTCGGCTGGCACGACCTCGACATGGACCCCGACAACGGCTGCGAGTACCGCTGCCTGGCCAGCGAGACCGACGACGCGATCTGCGATCTGCGCGACAACGACTGCGACGGCGTGGTCGACGAGGACGTGGCCTTCGACACCGACCCCGAGAACTGCGGCGTCTGCGGCCGGAGCTGCCGCTTCGCCCACGCGACCGCGGGTTGCGACATGGGGACCTGCACGGTCGCGAGCTGCGACATGGGCTTCACCGATCTCGACGGCGTGCTCGACAACGGCTGCGAGTACGCGTGCACCGCGTCGACCCCGCCGGACGAGATCTGCGACGGCCGCGACGACGACTGCGACGGCACCGACGACGAGGGCGACCCGGGCGGCGGCGGCGCGTGCGGCAGCAGCGTGGGTGAGTGCACCACCGGCACCGAGGCGTGCACGAGCGGCGCGATCACGTGCATGGGCGCGACCAGCCCCACGACCGAGCTCTGCAACGGGCTCGACGACGACTGCGACGGGATGACCGACGAGGGCAACCCGGAGGGCGGCCGGCTCTGCGGCACCGGCACCGGCACCTGCGACCAGGGCCGGGAGCAGTGCATGGGCGGCGCGCTCGTCTGCACCGGGGAGACGGGGCCCACGGCCGAGCTCTGCAACGGGCTCGACGACGACTGCGACGGCACCATCGACGAGGGCGACCCCGGCGGCGGCGGGAGCTGCGGCACCTCGACCGGCCGCTGCATGGCGGGCCTCGAGCACTGCCGCGGCGGCGTGGTGGTGTGCGAGGGCGCGACCGGCCCCATCGCCGAGACCTGTGACGGCGTGGACCAGGACTGCGACGGGACGATCGACGAGGGCAACCCGGGCGGCGGCGGGAGCTGCGGCACCGACGTCGGCACCTGCTCGCCCGGCGTGCGCACCTGCACCGCGGGCGCCCTGGTCTGCACCGGGTCGACCGGCGCAGGGCCCGAGACCTGCGACAGCCTCGACAACGACTGCGACGGCTCCATCGACGAAGGCAACCCGGACGGGGGCGCGAGCTGCGGGCTGACGACCGGCGAGTGCAGCGGCGGGACCCAGGTCTGCCTGGCCGGCACGCTCCAGTGTCAGGGCGGCACGGGGCCCGGCACCGAGAGCTGCAACGGGCTGGACGACGACTGCGACGGCGCGACCGACGAGGGCAACCCGGGCGGCGGCGCCGCGTGCGGCAGCTCGGCCGGCGAGTGCACCAGCGGAACCCAGATGTGCATGGGCGGCGGGCTCACCTGCGTGGGCGGCAGCGGGCCGGCGCCCGAGGTCTGCAACGGGCTCGATGACGACTGCGACGGCAACGTCGACGAGGGCAACCCGGGCGGCGGCGCGACCTGCGGCAGCTCGGCCGGATCGTGCTCGCCGGGGACCCTCAGCTGCATCGCGGGCGCGCTCCAGTGTCAGGGCGGCAGCGGCCCCTCGACGGAGCTCTGCAACGCGGTCGACGACGACTGCGACGGGATGACCGACGAGGGCAACCCCGAGGGCGGCGCGAGCTGCGGCTCCTCGATCGGCGCGTGCTCGCCGGGCACGACCACCTGCTCCGGCGGCGCGCTCACCTGCAGCGGCGGCACGAGCCCCGTGTCGGAGAGCTGCAACAGCACGGACGACGACTGCGACGGCAACGTCGACGAGGGCAACCCGGGCGGCGGCGCGAGCTGCGGCACGTCGACGGGCGCGTGCAGCGCCGGCACCCAGACCTGCATCGGCGGCGCCTTCATGTGCACCGGCGGCAGCGGGCCCTCCTCCGAGGTCTGTGACGGGGTCGACAACGACTGCGACGGCGCCACGGACGAGGGCAACCCGGGCGGCGGCGGCAGCTGCGGCATCGACACCGGCTCCTGCTCGTTCGGCACGATCATGTGCTCGGGCGGCGCGCTCATGTGCGCCGGCGGCACCGGGCCCACCAGCGAGTCCTGCAACAGCGTGGACGACGACTGCGACGGCTCGGTGGACGAGGGCAACCCGGGCGGCGGCGGCCTCTGCGGCAGCGACGTCGGTCAGTGCAGCGCCGGCACGCGCGTCTGCACGGCGGGCACCCTCGTGTGCACCGGCGCGACCGGGCCCGGCTCCGAGACCTGCAACGGGCTCGACGACGACTGCGACTCGAACATCGACGAGGGCAACCCGGGCGGCGGCGCGAGCTGCGGCTCGTCCACCGGAAGCTGCACCCAGGGCACGCAGACCTGCCTCGGCGGCGCCTTGCAGTGCACCGGCGGCACCGGCCCCTCGCCGGAGAGCTGCAACATGGCCGACGACGACTGCGACATGTCGACGGACGAAGACTTCGACTTCATGAACGACCGGAACAACTGCGGCGGGTGCGGGACCGTCTGCAGCTTCCCGAACGCGTCGGCCGGGTGCAGCGGCGGCTCGTGCGTCTTCCTCGGCTGCGACCCCGGCTTCGTCGACGTCGACGGCGACCCGATGAACGGCTGCGAGTACATGTGCAGCTTCGCGGGCGCCGAGGCGTGCAACGGGCGCGACGACGACTGCGACATGGCCGTCGACGAGTCGCTCACCCCGCCCGCCACCTTCTGCAACGCCAACGGCGTGTGCGCGGGCACGAGCGCGACCTGCGGCGGGATGAGCGGCTGGACCTGCAGCTACCCCGCGACCTACGAGACGCCGGAGTCGACCTGCGACAGCCTCGACAACGACTGCGACGGCGCGGTGGACGAGGCCTTCCCGACGGTGGGCAACGCCTGCGCGAACGGCGTCGGCGAGTGCCGCCGCACGGGGTCGATCGTCTGCAACGGGCCCGGCACGGGCACCACCTGTAACGCGCCGCCCGCCGGCGCGCCGGGCGTCGAGAGCTGCAACGGGCTCGACGACGACTGTGACGGCTCGCTCGACGAGGGCGGGCTCGGGACCTGGGTGCCGATCACCGGGCCGTTCGGCACGAGCTACATGATGGCGTACGAGGCCTCGCGCCCCGACGCGACGAGCTTCTCCACCGGCTCGATGAGCCACACGGCGTGCTCGAGCCCGAACCGCCAGCCGTGGACCAACCTCACCCAGCCCGAGGCCGAGGCGGCCTGCGCGGCGGCGGGCGGGCGCCTCTGCACCGAGCAGGAGTGGCAGACCGGCTGCGAGTCCACGACCACGATGTGCGACTGGTCCTACGCCTCGAGCTGCTCCACCTACCAGTCGATGGTCTGCAACGACGTCAACTACGATTTCGATCCCGGGACGCCGGGCGACCAGAACGGGATGCTCGCCACCGCGTCCTTGCCCATGTGCTACGCGGGCTGGTCCGGCGGCGACCGCATCTACGACATGAGCGGCAACGCCGAGGAGTGGACCGCGGCGCGCCAGCCCGGCATCAACCCGCTGCGCGGCGGCTCGAACAACGACACCTCGGGCGGGACGCGCTGCGACTTCGACTTCATCGTCGCGGACGACACCATCCGGCTTCCCACGGTCGGCTTCCGCTGCTGCCGCTCGACGCCCCTCACCTGTGACAACGGGGTGTTCGATGGCGACGAGACCGACCTCGACTGTGGCGGGAGCTGCGACGGATGCGTCGACGGGGCCAGCTGCATGCTGGGCTCCGACTGCACGAGCGGGATCTGCTCGGGCGGCATCTGTCAGGTCCCCACGTGCTCGGACGGCGTGACGAACGGCGGGGAGACCGACACCGACTGCGGCGGCGCGACGGCCTGCCCGCGCTGCCCGACCGGGGACAGCTGCGGCGTGGACGCCGACTGCGCGAGCGGGAGCTGCCTCGGCGGCGTCTGCCGCGACTTCTCGTGCACCACCGTCTTCGGCACCGACGGCTACGGCTACGTCGGCTGCGAGGACACGCCCGCCGTCTTGCCCTGCGACGACATCCGCTCGACGGGCACGGCGACCGGGGTGAGCGACGACGGAACCGCGAGCGCCTCGATCGGGTTCAGCTTCGACTTCTACGGGACCGCCTACACGGGCCTCACCGTGCAGGCGAACGGCGCCGTGACCTTCGAGACGGGGGGCATCGGCTTCGGCAACACGTGCCTCCCGAAGGGCGGCAACCCCGACGTGCTGATCGCGCCCTTCTGGGACGACCTCAACCCCAGCAACGGGGGCAGCGAGGTCTATTACCAGACCCTCGGCAGCGCGCCGAACCGTCGCTTCGTGGTCCAGTGGAGCACCGAGCACTACAACAGCACCCCGTCGCGGGCCGACGTCCGCATGGTCCTCCGTGAGGGCAGCAACGACATCGACGTCTGCTACGTCGACACGGACTTCGGGAACGCGAGCTTCGACTTCGGCCTCTCGGCGACGGCCGGGATCTCGGATCCGGCGGTCGACACCCTCCAGTACAGCTGCGGTGGAGCGGTGCTCACCAACGGGCTCCTCCTCGAGTATCACCACCCCTGA
- a CDS encoding serine/threonine-protein kinase, translating to MSASQVTPRSRAALDAALDVEILAFERVMATVWLFFLLCGVVASAIIALTTSLWLGLGCSALSAAYLLWYVPVWFRLTRGPQPGWLRTANDVVEATIPWGFMAVLVFTEGGEYALGSWVPPMLFTLLLLSHVVRLRDRSPLIVGVSGAVIFAGIYVFLARGRIAAGFEGHVLFQANMQLTRGVSLLLAGVVASVAARYMRRVIGRADRVLRERELFGKYRLLSRIAVGGMAEVFEAVYAPEGGFERPVAVKRIHAHLAQQERFVQLFRQEAEIGSRLAHPSIVQVLDFGSREDSYFLAMEFVDGITMARLLSRTRADGVEIPEPVMGAMLRALLEGLHHAHEVARGADGELLRVLHRDLCPQNVLLSRNGEIKITDFGVARALRDADASHTQTVVGHSGYMAPEQARAQPLDHRADLFSVGVIAWELATRRRLFGRKTQAATVEALLNLELVAPSTLRPGLSAGWDDFVLRALSRDREGRPASARHMLAELDRIPSSRSDGAIRRLAQLVRQLGDAADEVQDEAPTEVELPRARARVLVPEPEAR from the coding sequence GTGAGCGCGTCTCAGGTCACACCGCGGAGCCGCGCCGCGCTCGACGCCGCGCTCGACGTCGAGATCCTCGCCTTCGAGCGGGTCATGGCGACGGTCTGGCTCTTCTTCCTGCTCTGCGGCGTGGTCGCGTCCGCGATCATCGCGCTCACCACGTCGCTCTGGCTCGGCCTCGGCTGCAGCGCGCTCTCGGCCGCCTACCTGCTCTGGTACGTGCCCGTCTGGTTCCGGCTGACCCGCGGCCCTCAGCCGGGGTGGCTCCGCACCGCGAACGACGTCGTCGAGGCCACGATCCCCTGGGGCTTCATGGCGGTGCTCGTCTTCACCGAGGGCGGCGAGTACGCGCTGGGCTCCTGGGTCCCGCCGATGCTCTTCACGCTGCTGCTCCTCAGCCACGTGGTGCGCCTCCGCGATCGCTCGCCGCTCATCGTGGGCGTCTCGGGCGCGGTGATCTTCGCGGGCATCTATGTCTTCCTGGCGCGCGGGCGCATCGCGGCCGGCTTCGAAGGCCACGTGCTCTTCCAGGCCAACATGCAGCTGACACGCGGGGTGTCGCTGCTGCTCGCCGGCGTGGTCGCGTCGGTGGCGGCCCGGTACATGCGGCGCGTCATCGGCCGCGCCGACCGGGTGCTGCGAGAGCGCGAGCTGTTCGGGAAGTACCGCCTGCTGTCGCGGATCGCGGTCGGCGGCATGGCGGAGGTCTTCGAGGCCGTCTACGCGCCCGAGGGCGGCTTCGAGCGGCCGGTCGCGGTCAAGCGCATCCACGCGCACCTCGCCCAGCAGGAGCGCTTCGTCCAGCTCTTCCGTCAGGAGGCGGAGATCGGCTCGCGCCTCGCCCACCCGAGCATCGTGCAGGTGCTCGACTTCGGCAGCCGCGAGGACTCGTACTTCCTGGCCATGGAGTTCGTGGACGGGATCACCATGGCCCGGCTCCTCTCTCGGACCCGCGCGGACGGCGTCGAGATCCCCGAGCCGGTGATGGGGGCCATGCTCCGCGCGCTGCTCGAGGGGCTTCACCACGCGCACGAGGTCGCGCGCGGCGCGGACGGGGAGCTCCTGCGCGTCCTCCACCGCGACCTCTGCCCGCAGAACGTCTTGCTATCTCGCAACGGCGAGATCAAGATCACCGACTTCGGGGTGGCGCGCGCGCTCCGCGACGCCGACGCGTCCCACACCCAGACCGTGGTCGGTCACAGCGGCTACATGGCGCCCGAGCAGGCCCGGGCCCAGCCGCTCGACCACCGCGCGGATCTGTTCAGCGTCGGGGTGATCGCCTGGGAGCTCGCGACCCGTCGCCGGCTCTTCGGGCGCAAGACGCAGGCGGCGACGGTCGAGGCGCTGCTCAACCTCGAGCTGGTGGCCCCCAGCACGTTGCGCCCGGGGCTGTCGGCGGGCTGGGACGACTTCGTGCTCCGCGCCCTCAGCCGGGACCGGGAGGGGCGACCGGCCAGCGCCCGCCACATGCTCGCCGAGCTGGACCGCATCCCCTCGTCGCGCTCGGACGGCGCCATCCGGCGCCTCGCCCAGCTGGTGCGCCAGCTCGGGGACGCGGCCGACGAGGTCCAGGACGAGGCGCCGACGGAGGTGGAGCTGCCCCGGGCTCGGGCCCGCGTGCTTGTCCCCGAACCCGAAGCCCGCTAA